From Deltaproteobacteria bacterium, a single genomic window includes:
- a CDS encoding TIGR02584 family CRISPR-associated protein: MRDLLIALCGLTPQVITETLWALAHQRPAVVPHEVKVVTTDSGKAACERLLFGKKGKLASYLREYAPSRKIRCGPATVITLKGADERPLHDLRTQRDNLAVADHLAAIIRGLTALPNTRLHCSVAGGRKTMGVLLATILQVYGRPDDRLYHVLVSP; this comes from the coding sequence ATGCGAGATTTGCTCATTGCGTTGTGCGGACTGACCCCACAGGTGATTACAGAAACGCTTTGGGCGTTGGCGCACCAACGGCCGGCAGTTGTACCCCATGAGGTGAAGGTCGTCACGACCGACTCAGGAAAGGCGGCGTGCGAACGGCTTCTGTTTGGAAAAAAGGGAAAACTCGCTTCCTATCTGCGCGAATACGCGCCCTCGCGGAAGATCCGCTGCGGCCCTGCCACCGTCATTACGCTGAAAGGGGCCGATGAGCGCCCGCTCCACGATCTCCGCACCCAGCGGGATAACCTGGCCGTTGCCGATCATCTCGCCGCGATCATTCGAGGGCTGACGGCACTGCCAAACACAAGGCTCCACTGCTCGGTCGCCGGTGGCCGGAAAACCATGGGTGTGTTGCTGGCGACCATCCTTCAAGTCTATGGCAGACCCGACGACCGACTGTATCACGTGTTGGTCTCACCCTAA
- a CDS encoding CRISPR system precrRNA processing endoribonuclease RAMP protein Cas6, with protein sequence MGMTLFGKAIRSLAHFVFALEQLGQRGLGARRIACELGSVDGWIDGRQWTLYGPEDRTPRSADAFENMLALPLRPCTASSQPSATERVSIEFLTPLRVRHNARLANELPFHVLFRSLLRRLAHLSYFHCGGDPSALAFREWIDLALAIKTVKHDLRWFDWERYSNRQQTTMSMGGLIGHVTFEGNLAAFLPFLKAGEIIHAGKGTSFGLGRFRLMHGD encoded by the coding sequence GTGGGCATGACACTTTTCGGAAAAGCGATCAGATCGCTGGCCCATTTTGTTTTTGCGCTGGAACAGCTCGGGCAGCGCGGGCTCGGCGCGCGGCGGATAGCCTGTGAATTGGGTTCTGTTGATGGTTGGATAGACGGGCGGCAGTGGACTCTTTATGGCCCGGAGGATCGCACCCCGCGCTCGGCCGATGCTTTCGAGAACATGCTCGCGTTGCCGCTTCGCCCCTGCACGGCGTCTTCTCAGCCATCTGCGACTGAGCGAGTCTCTATCGAATTTTTGACGCCGCTACGCGTGCGTCATAACGCCCGGCTCGCCAACGAATTGCCGTTTCATGTTTTGTTTCGAAGCCTGCTGCGGCGGCTGGCTCACCTGTCCTATTTTCACTGCGGCGGCGATCCATCGGCTTTGGCTTTTAGAGAATGGATCGATCTCGCGCTGGCTATTAAGACCGTGAAGCACGATCTAAGATGGTTCGATTGGGAACGCTACTCAAACCGCCAGCAAACCACAATGTCCATGGGCGGCCTGATCGGCCACGTGACATTCGAGGGCAACCTCGCGGCGTTCTTACCCTTCCTTAAGGCCGGGGAAATTATTCACGCAGGAAAAGGTACCAGTTTCGGACTCGGCCGTTTTCGGCTGATGCATGGCGATTGA
- a CDS encoding ABC transporter substrate-binding protein has translation MKRCAMFFSITAFLVTSTSAALAQSARPAINVAYSSEAGPETALWVAKNLGLFEKYGLDVTPKRLAGSSLIVQAMLAKEISIAQIGGTAVVDARLAGADIVYLASVIGTMVASIHSLPSITKLEDLRGQKIAVTRFGAITDFFARYAMKTKGFVAGKDYSVVQTNDMPNSLTALKLGTAQAGLLTAPLTAIARKQGFPELVDMTKIGGAFPFNGVATTREYLNGKENREILRRFMKGWIEGISVALKNREQTLKIISHYTRTTDQELLEEAYDVTVGRAFLKSPYPLVDGFKAIFDFVAETRDPKAKNFDPKAFLDASFVKELDDSGFLKSLF, from the coding sequence GTGAAACGTTGCGCAATGTTTTTCTCGATAACCGCCTTTCTGGTTACGTCAACCAGTGCCGCGTTGGCGCAGTCTGCCCGGCCGGCGATCAATGTTGCTTATTCTTCTGAAGCGGGCCCAGAAACCGCGCTTTGGGTGGCCAAGAATTTGGGGCTCTTTGAGAAGTACGGCCTCGACGTCACGCCCAAGCGGCTGGCTGGCAGTTCGCTCATCGTGCAAGCGATGTTGGCGAAGGAAATTTCTATCGCGCAGATTGGCGGCACGGCAGTGGTGGACGCGCGGCTGGCCGGCGCTGACATTGTCTATCTCGCCTCGGTCATTGGCACCATGGTCGCGTCAATCCACAGCTTGCCGTCGATTACCAAGCTCGAAGATTTGCGCGGGCAAAAAATTGCCGTCACCCGCTTCGGCGCCATCACCGACTTTTTCGCGCGCTACGCGATGAAGACCAAAGGGTTTGTCGCCGGCAAAGATTATTCGGTCGTGCAGACCAACGACATGCCGAACAGTTTGACCGCCCTCAAGCTGGGCACGGCTCAAGCTGGGCTCCTTACGGCGCCCCTCACAGCGATCGCGCGTAAGCAAGGGTTTCCTGAACTGGTCGACATGACCAAGATCGGCGGCGCTTTTCCGTTCAATGGCGTCGCCACGACACGCGAATATCTGAACGGAAAAGAAAACCGCGAAATTCTGCGGCGCTTTATGAAAGGGTGGATCGAAGGCATCAGCGTCGCGCTCAAAAACCGCGAGCAAACTTTGAAGATAATCAGTCATTACACCCGCACCACCGATCAGGAACTATTGGAAGAGGCCTATGATGTCACGGTCGGCCGGGCGTTTCTCAAGTCGCCGTATCCTTTAGTAGACGGCTTCAAAGCGATTTTCGATTTCGTCGCGGAGACGCGTGATCCGAAGGCGAAAAATTTCGACCCCAAAGCGTTTCTCGACGCGAGCTTTGTCAAAGAGTTGGATGACAGTGGGTTTTTGAAAAGCTTGTTCTGA